The following are encoded together in the Osmerus eperlanus chromosome 18, fOsmEpe2.1, whole genome shotgun sequence genome:
- the smarcb1b gene encoding SWI/SNF-related matrix-associated actin-dependent regulator of chromatin subfamily B member 1b isoform X2, producing MALSKTFGQKPIKFQLEQDGDFYMVGSEVGNYLRMFRGSLYKRYPSLWRRLASVEERKKIVASSHATSVTLLKASECEEIFEGNDEKYKAVSISTEPPAYLREQKAKRSSQWVPTLPNSSHHLDAVPCSTTINRNRMGRDKKRTFPLCFDDHDPAVIHENASQAEVLVPIRLDMEIDGQKLRDAFTWNMNEKLMTPEMFAEILCDDLDLNPLTFVPAIASAIRQQIESHPTDTLLEEQADQRVIIKLNIHVGNISLVDQFEWDMSERENSPETFALKLCSELGLGGEFVTTIAYSIRGQLSWHQRTYAFSENPLPTVEIAIRNTGDADQWCPLLETLTDAEMEKKIRDQDRNTRRMRRLANTAPAW from the exons ATGGCACTAAGCAAAACCTTTGGGCAGAAACCGATAAAATTTCAATTAGAACAAGATGGAGACTTTTACATGGTTGGATCAGAG gttGGCAACTACCTGCGCATGTTCAGGGGCTCTCTTTATAAAAGATACCCATCGCTATGGAGACGCTTAGCCTCGgtggaggaaagaaagaaaattgtTGCGTCGTCACACG CCACCAGTGTGACTCTGCTGAAGGCGTCAGAATGCGAGGAGATCTTTGAGGGCAATGACGAGAAGTACAAAGCGGTGTCGATCAGCACAGAGCCACCTGCCTACCTCAG GGAGCAGAAGGCCAAGAGGAGTAGCCAGTGGGTTCCCACGCTGCCCAACAGCTCCCATCACCTGGACGCCGTGCCCTGCTCCACCACCATCAACCGCAACCGCATGGGCCGCGACAAGAAGAGGACCTTCCCTCTCTG TTTTGACGACCACGACCCGGCTGTGATCCACGAGAACGCGTCGCAGGCCGAGGTGCTGGTCCCCATCCGGCTGGACATGGAGATCGACGGCCAGAAGCTGCGAGACGCCTTCACCTGGAACATGAACG AGAAGTTGATGACCCCGGAGATGTTTGCAGAGATACTGTGTGACGACCTGGATCTGAACCCTCTGACCTTCGTGCCAGCCATCGCCTCGGCCATCCGGCAGCAGATCGAGTCCCACCCCACCGACACCCTGCTGGAGGAACAGGCCGACCAGAGGGTCATCATcaag CTGAACATCCATGTGGGGAACATCTCTCTGGTGGACCAGTTTGAGTGGGACATGTCTGAGAGGGAGAACTCCCCAGAGACCTTCGCCCTGAAGCTGTGCTCTGAGCTGGGCCTGGGAGGGGAGTTCGTCACCACCATTGCCTACAGCATCCGGGGCCAGCTCAGCTGGCACCAGCGCACCTACGCCTTCAG TGAGAACCCCCTGCCCACAGTGGAGATTGCCATCAGGAACACGGGCGACGCCGACCAGTggtgccccctgctggagacCCTGACAGACgcagagatggagaagaagaTCCGGGACCAGGACAGGAACACCAG GCGCATGAGACGCCTGGCCAACACCGCCCCCGCCTGGTGA
- the mmp11b gene encoding stromelysin-3: MMLGPRLVCSILALHFLHCAYSVPLPAGKTTNRYREASWHLKTSHSSLRRGRMPPPQDTLQEVHSSLEKALPVNGTGVWKRRRCGVPDPPAPSHPETRSGGQQRRKRFVLFGGRWEKTHLTYKVVRFPWQMTQEKVRRVLQEALRVWSDVTPLTFAEVDSEQADIIIDFNRYWHGDNLPFDGPGGILAHAYFPRTHRQGDIHFDYDESWTVGNSMGTDLLQVAAHEFGHVLGLQHSLEPGAVMSPFYSFSYPLELSYDDKQGIQSLYGPPRQAPPPIIETNEIDTGEPDPCRTDFDAVSMIRGELFFFRAGYVWRLRGRALQAGYPAQASRHWRGLPQRLDAAYEDNAGNIWFFQGDSYWVFDAERRITGPDSVRSLGLPVSDLQAALKWGEGGAQKVFLFRAGAYWLFSPLENRVESSHPSSMEDWSGAPAHIDAAFQDRQGYVHFLHGLQYWKFDPVERKVLEGYPRYVGIDFFGCPASTYH; the protein is encoded by the exons ATGATGCTGGGTCCACGGCTCGTCTGTAGCATCCTTGCTCTGCATTTCCTGCACTGCGCTTATTCCGTGCCGCTACCCGCGGGAAAAACTACCAACAGGTACAGGGAGGCG AGCTGGCACCTGAAGACCTCCCACTCCAGCCTGAGGAGAGGccggatgccccccccccaggacacgCTGCAGGAAGTCCACAGCTCTCTGGAGAAGGCACTTCCTGTCAACGGGACGGGGGTGTGGAAGCGTCGGCGCTGTGGCGTCCccgacccccccgccccctcccacccGGAGACGCGCTCCGGAGGACAGCAGAGACGCAAGCGCTTCGTCCTGTTCGGGGGACGCTGGGAGAAGACACACCTGACCTACAA ggtggtgcGTTTCCCCTGGCAGATGACCCAGGAGAAGGTGCGTCGTGTACTACAGGAGGCGCTGCGCGTGTGGAGTGACGTCACTCCCCTCACCTTCGCAGAGGTGGACAGCGAGCAGGCCGACATCATCATCGACTTTAACAG gtactGGCACGGCGACAACCTGCCCTTCGACGGCCCGGGGGGGATTCTGGCCCACGCGTACTTCCCCCggacacacaggcagggagacatccACTTTGACTACGACGAGAGCTGGACCGTGGGCAACAGCATGG gcaCAGACCTCCTCCAGGTGGCGGCTCATGAGTTTGGCCACGTCCTGGGTCTGCAGCACTCTCTGGAGCCTGGCGCTGTCATGTCACCCTTCTACAGCTTCTCCTACCCACTGGAACTCAGCTACGATGACAAGCAGGGCATCCAATCCCTGTACGGCCCACCCCGCCAGGCCCCACCCCCTATCATAGAGACCAATGAGATTGACACAGGCGAG CCCGACCCGTGCAGGACGGACTTCGACGCCGTGTCCATGATCCGGGGAGAGCTGTTCTTCTTCCGGGCAGGCTACGTCTGGCGTCTCCGAGGGCGGGCGCTGCAAGCGGGGTACCCCGCCCAGGCCTCCAGACACTGGAGGGGTCTGCCCCAGCGCCTAGACGCTGCCTACGAGGACAATGCTGGGAACATTTGGTTCTTCCAAG gggACAGTTACTGGGTGTTTGACGCTGAGAGGAGGATCACAGGGCCGGACTCTGTGCGGAGTCTGGGGCTGCCGGTGTCGGACCTCCAAGCAGCCCTGAAGTGGGGCGAGGGCGGGGCCCAGAAGGTGTTCCTGTTCCGGGCTGGGGCGTACTGGCTCTTTAGCCCCCTGGAGAACCGTGTGGAGTCCTCCCACCCCAGCAGCATGGAGGACTGGAGTGGCGCGCCCGCGCACATCGACGCTGCCTTCCAGGACAGACAGG GTTATGTCCATTTCCTGCACGGTCTGCAGTACTGGAAGTTTGACCCCGTGGAGAGGAAGGTTCTGGAAGGATACCCACGCTACGTTGGCATCGACTTCTTTGGCTGTCCTGCCTCCACGTATcactga
- the LOC134038586 gene encoding ral guanine nucleotide dissociation stimulator-like encodes MMMLDTQNATQEIGEEVEEGAVYSITLRKLQMHQAPSRGQRWLGADAEAALSLYETCKVRTIKAGTLEKLVEYMMAAFRGNDSTYVTIFLCTYRSFASTKQVLDLLLNRYAKLQHLPGSEGYRLTHDDRTELRNTISSILGAWLDQYSEDFWKPPEYSCLRRLVSYLHLNFPGSDLERRACNLLAHFHRRQLQEPEHEVLDHGPYTFTLLEENGFEDYRPDFLTFDPTVVAEQLTLMDAELFKKVVPYHCLGSIWSQRDKKGKEHLAPTIRATVTQFNCVTNCVISTCLGNRLLKPTQRAKVVERWIDVARECRILKNFSSLRAILSALQCNPVHRLKRTWDEVSRENFRIFLELSEIFSDENNHSLSRELLVKEGTSKFATLEINPKRAQKRQQPRHLSVMQGTIPYLGTFLTDLVMMDTAMKDYLDGGLINFDKRRKEFEVIAQIKLLQLACNNYNFTRNTRFREWYSSLDKLTEAESYSQSCEIEPLSESASNTLKAKKNTGIIKRWSDRQPASTEAGSSSSHSKSFDQLRYASCLGGGGEGADSLSVTSAGSSSSDVEEVSFISHSPDAPERKTSTPSVKHSNSALGKCGPLPDLAPTFWESTSLSSLDASGLGSGSGSSSASSSSMSSTPGSRSHKRSVSGVSSYSSLSLPLYNQQVDDCCIIRVSLDVDNGNMYKSILVTSQDKTPAVIRKAMVKHNLDRERPEEYELLQKISDEKELKIPDNANVFYAMNSSANYDFVLKRRGFPRASRPKHGSSSTLPRMKQKGLKIAKGIF; translated from the exons AACGCGACGCAGGAGAtcggggaggaggtggaggagggggcggtgTATTCCATCACGCTGAGGAAGCTGCAGATGCACCAGGcgcccagcagggggcagcgctGGCTGGGCGCGGATGCGGAAGCGGCCCTCAGCCTCTACGAGACGTGCAAGGTCCGCACCATCAAGGCGGGGACGCTGGAGAAGCTGGTGGAGTACATGATGGCCGCCTTCCGGGGGAACGACTCCACCTACGTCACCATCTTCCTCTGCACATACCGCTCCTTCGCCTCCACCAAGCAGGTGCTGGACCTGCTGCTGAACAG GTATGCTAAGCTGCAACACCTCCCAGGATCAGAAGGCTACAGACTGACTCATGATGACCGGACCGAACTACGGAA CACCATCTCGTCCATCCTGGGCGCGTGGCTGGATCAGTATTCAGAGGACTTCTGGAAGCCTCCTGAGTACAGCTGTCTCCGCCGCCTCGTCTCCTACCTCCACCTCAACTTCCCCGGCTCAGACCTGGAGCGCCGCGCCTGCAACCTGCTCGCTCACTTTCACCGCCGGCAGCTGCAGGAACCCGAACACGAGG TGCTGGACCACGGCCCCTACACCTTCACCCTGCTGGAGGAGAATGGCTTTGAGGATTACCGGCCAGACTTCCTGACCTTCGACCCCACCGtggtggctgagcagttgaCCCTCATGGATGCA GAGCTCTTTAAAAAGGTGGTTCCGTATCACTGCCTGGGCAGCATCTGGTCTCAGCGTGACAAGAAGGGCAAAGAGCACCTAGCTCCGACCATCCGGGCCACCGTCACCCAGTTCAACTGTGTCACCAACTGTGTGATCTCCACCTGCCTGGGCAACCGCTTGCTTAAACCCACACAGAGGGCCAAGGTGGTGGAGCGATGGATCGATGTGGCCAGG GAGTGTCGTATTCTGAAGAATTTCTCCTCTCTGCGGGCCATCCTCTCAGCTCTGCAGTGCAACCCTGTTCACCGGCTCAAGAGGACCTGGGATGAAGTATCTAG ggAGAACTTCCGGATATTCCTTGAGCTGTCTGAGATTTTCTCAGATGAGAATAACCACTCGCTGAGCAGAGAGCTGCTGGTGAAG GAGGGAACATCTAAATTTGCCACTCTGGAGATCAACCCCAAACGAGCCCAGAAGAGACAACAACCCAGACACCtg agtgtgatgCAGGGCACCATCCCCTACCTAGGGACATTCCTCACAGACCTGGTGATGATGGACACGGCTATGAAGGACTATCTGGAC GGAGGGCTGATCAACTTTGACAAGAGGAGGAAG GAGTTTGAGGTGATCGCCCAGATCAAGCTGCTGCAGCTGGCCTGCAACAACTACAACTTCACCAGGAACACCCGCTTCAGGGAGTGGTACTCCAGCCTGGACAAActcacagaggcagagag CTACAGCCAGTCCTGTGAGATTGAGCCTCTGTCTGAATCTGCCTCCAACACTCTGAAGGCAAAGAAGAACACAGGGATAATCAAGCGTTGGAGCGA TCGCCAGCCAGCCAGTACCGAGGCAGGATCCAGCAGCTCCCACTCCAAGTCGTTCGACCAGCTGCGCTACGCCTCATGCctggggggaggt ggggagggagcagaCTCCCTGAGTGTCACCTCCGCTGGCTCCAGCAGCTCCGACGTGGAAGAGGTCAGCTTCATCTCACACTCACCCGACGCCCCGGAGCGCAAG ACCTCCACGCCTTCCGTAAAACATTCCAATTCCGCGTTAGGAAAGTGTGGCCCCTTGCCTGACCTGGCACCCACG ttcTGGGAGTCGACCTCCCTGTCGTCGCTGGACGCGTCCGGCCTCGGCTCTGGCTCCGGCTCCAGCAGtgcctcatcctcctccatgtcctccacgCCAGGTTCCCGCTCACACAAGCGCTCCGTCTCTGGGGTGTCCAgctactcctccctctccctgccgctCTACAACCAGCAGGTGGACGACTGCTGCATCATACGGGTCAGCCTGGACGTAGACAACGGAAACATGTACAAGAGCAtcctg GTGACCAGTCAGGACAAGACTCCGGCGGTCATCAGGAAGGCGATGGTGAAACACAACCTGGACCGTGAGAGACCAGAGGAATACGAGCTGCTGCAGAAGATCTCAGACGAGAAAG AGCTGAAGATCCCCGACAACGCCAACGTGTTCTACGCCATGAACTCGTCCGCCAACTACGACTTTGTCCTGAAGCGCCGAGGCTTTCCCCGGGCGTCCCGGCCAAAGCACGGCTCCAGCTCCACGCTGCCTCGCATGAAGCAGAAAGGCCTGAAGATCGCCAAGGGtatcttctaa
- the smarcb1b gene encoding SWI/SNF-related matrix-associated actin-dependent regulator of chromatin subfamily B member 1b isoform X1: MALSKTFGQKPIKFQLEQDGDFYMVGSEVGNYLRMFRGSLYKRYPSLWRRLASVEERKKIVASSHATSVTLLKASECEEIFEGNDEKYKAVSISTEPPAYLREQKAKRSSQWVPTLPNSSHHLDAVPCSTTINRNRMGRDKKRTFPLCFDDHDPAVIHENASQAEVLVPIRLDMEIDGQKLRDAFTWNMNEKLMTPEMFAEILCDDLDLNPLTFVPAIASAIRQQIESHPTDTLLEEQADQRVIIKLNIHVGNISLVDQFEWDMSERENSPETFALKLCSELGLGGEFVTTIAYSIRGQLSWHQRTYAFRSDFSENPLPTVEIAIRNTGDADQWCPLLETLTDAEMEKKIRDQDRNTRRMRRLANTAPAW, from the exons ATGGCACTAAGCAAAACCTTTGGGCAGAAACCGATAAAATTTCAATTAGAACAAGATGGAGACTTTTACATGGTTGGATCAGAG gttGGCAACTACCTGCGCATGTTCAGGGGCTCTCTTTATAAAAGATACCCATCGCTATGGAGACGCTTAGCCTCGgtggaggaaagaaagaaaattgtTGCGTCGTCACACG CCACCAGTGTGACTCTGCTGAAGGCGTCAGAATGCGAGGAGATCTTTGAGGGCAATGACGAGAAGTACAAAGCGGTGTCGATCAGCACAGAGCCACCTGCCTACCTCAG GGAGCAGAAGGCCAAGAGGAGTAGCCAGTGGGTTCCCACGCTGCCCAACAGCTCCCATCACCTGGACGCCGTGCCCTGCTCCACCACCATCAACCGCAACCGCATGGGCCGCGACAAGAAGAGGACCTTCCCTCTCTG TTTTGACGACCACGACCCGGCTGTGATCCACGAGAACGCGTCGCAGGCCGAGGTGCTGGTCCCCATCCGGCTGGACATGGAGATCGACGGCCAGAAGCTGCGAGACGCCTTCACCTGGAACATGAACG AGAAGTTGATGACCCCGGAGATGTTTGCAGAGATACTGTGTGACGACCTGGATCTGAACCCTCTGACCTTCGTGCCAGCCATCGCCTCGGCCATCCGGCAGCAGATCGAGTCCCACCCCACCGACACCCTGCTGGAGGAACAGGCCGACCAGAGGGTCATCATcaag CTGAACATCCATGTGGGGAACATCTCTCTGGTGGACCAGTTTGAGTGGGACATGTCTGAGAGGGAGAACTCCCCAGAGACCTTCGCCCTGAAGCTGTGCTCTGAGCTGGGCCTGGGAGGGGAGTTCGTCACCACCATTGCCTACAGCATCCGGGGCCAGCTCAGCTGGCACCAGCGCACCTACGCCTTCAG gTCTGACTTCAG TGAGAACCCCCTGCCCACAGTGGAGATTGCCATCAGGAACACGGGCGACGCCGACCAGTggtgccccctgctggagacCCTGACAGACgcagagatggagaagaagaTCCGGGACCAGGACAGGAACACCAG GCGCATGAGACGCCTGGCCAACACCGCCCCCGCCTGGTGA